The DNA segment CTGTAGCGCGAACGAATTTACCGTCTTTGCCTTCAACTTTTTTGATACGAGTAGCTGTTTTAGTTTCTGGGTCAACGATCATTACGTTAGAAACATGGATACCAGCTTCTTTAGTAACGATGCCGCCTTGTGGGTTAGCTTGAGAAGGTTTTGTGTGACGTTTTACAGTGTTAACGCCTTCAACAAATACGCGTTCTTTTTTAGGTTCAGTTGCAATTACTGTACCTTGCTTACCTTTATCTTTACCGGAGATAACAACAACTGTATCGCCTTTTTTGATTTGTAGTTTAGCCATATGCTGCGTTCCTCCTTCTTATAATACTTCTGGAGCCAAAGAAACGATTTTCA comes from the Veillonella dispar genome and includes:
- the rplX gene encoding 50S ribosomal protein L24, producing MAKLQIKKGDTVVVISGKDKGKQGTVIATEPKKERVFVEGVNTVKRHTKPSQANPQGGIVTKEAGIHVSNVMIVDPETKTATRIKKVEGKDGKFVRATVKSGTVLK